AGTGACTACTATTTTTGAGATGCAGAAGTGAAAGAATGAAACTTCTGCGATACCCGTAGTCAGATGAGTGCTACTCTCTCTTTATTCTTTGACATGGAATTTAGCTGATATTTAAAAGAAATAGAGATAACTTAACTTGACTAATAATCGCTAATGCAAAGGTACTTTGTCAAAACCTAGCGATGTGCTAGATAATTGAGCTTGGTTAGATAAATTATAGTTTATTTAACTTTATTTTTAGTTAGCTCCATATAACAAACTGTACATACTCCATTATAGTGATTTCCTACTGAAATTCCATCACTATCAGCCTCAACATCTCCTATCATCACATTCATTGTAGCCTTTCTTTTTCCACAATGTCCACATACAGTTTTTATCTCATTTAAAGTTGTCATATATGGAAGCATATAGGCAACTGTTGGAAATAACTCCCCTCTAAAGTTACTCATCAATCCATATAAAAAGATATTAATATCAAAATCTATCATTACTTGAACTAATTGATCACAATGATGTTTTGATAAAAATTGAAATTCATCAATTAAAAGTAGATCTAATTCATGATTTTTACAATATTCATAAAAATTAAATTCCTCATCTACAACAACTGCCTCTATTGTATATTCCATAGCTCTACTTGAAACTACATGTCCATCTCTATCATTTTTATAAGGTTGAAAAACCTCTACTTTTTTCCCTACACTTCTATTTCTATGAGCTGTTAAAAGTAGCTCAGAAGATTTTCTTGAACCTACAACACCATAATAAAAATTAATTTTTCCTGACACAAAAATGCCCTCCTTAATAAAATCTATTTTTCTATTATAACACTTTATAAAAATAAAGCTAATATAATAATCATATTTTTTTCTTTTTTTCTTTACTAAAATATATTATAATTAATACACTGTGAGGTGATAAGATGTTTTCGATAAAATATAAAATTAAACAAGAGGATATTAATTATGGAGGACATGTTGGAAATGAAAGAGCTCTACTTTTCTTCCAAATGGTTAGAATTAAATTTTTTGAATCACTTGGATTATCAGAACTTAATATAGGTGATAGAATAGGAGTAATTCAAAGAAATAGTTATGTTGAATATAATAAAGAGCTATTTTTAAATGATGAGATTACAATTAAGATAACTAAAATCGATTTGGAAAAAACTAAATTTAATTTTCATTATGAAATTTATAATCAAGAGGATAAACTAGCAATAAATGGATCTACTCTTCTACTTGCTTATAATTATGAAGAAAAAAAATTAAAAAAAGTTCCTGAAATATTTAGAGAAAAAGTTGAGGGATTGTTATGAATATTTTAATTAGTGGTTGTCTTTTAGGATTAAAGTGTAGATATGATGGTAAAGAAAAAAAGTTACCTGAAATTGAAAAACTTATAAAACTATATAATTTGATTCCTGTATGTCCTGAACAGCTTGGTGGGCTACCAACACCAAGAATTCCTGCTGAAAGAGTAAAAGATAGGGTTATAACTCAAGTTGGAGCAGATGTAACTGAAGAGTATCAATTAGGAGCTAAAGAGGCTTTAAAAATTGCTAAATTGTATAATTGTAAAAAAGCTATTTTAAAAGAAAAAAGCCCCTCTTGTGGTTGTGGAAAAATCTATGATGGAACTTTTTCTAGAAATCTAACTGATGGAAATGGTGTTACAGCTAATCTTTTAATAGATAATGGAATTGAAATTTTTGGTGAAAGTGAAATTGAAAAGTTTTTAAAATAAATTAAAGAGGCTATTGCATTTGTGCAATAGCCATTTTAAAACTTCTTTATTTTTCTATTTTTTCTTTTTAATAAACTATATAGCCACATTATAATACTACTTATCCAAAGAGATATCAATATTAAAATTGTAGCCTCTCTGTCATTGCCACTTTCAACAGCTGAATATATAGCAGTTGGAATAGTTTGAGTTTTGTGAGGAATATTCCCTGCCACCATTAAAGTAGCTCCAAACTCTCCTAAAATTCTTCCCATTCCCAATATGATCCCAGCTATTATCCCATTTTTTGCCATTGGAAAAACAATATATCTAAACATCTGAAAATTATTTGTTCCCATTAATATAGCCTCCTCTATATACTCCTTTTCAATAGAGACAATAGCTAAATTTATACTTTGATACACTATTGGAAGAGCAACAACAACCCCTGATATTATAGCTCCATAGATTGAAAATGTAACCCTTATATTACAGATTTCAAAGAGAAATTTTCCAATTACCCCTTGAACACCAAAAACCAAAAGGAGAAAATATCCTGTTACTGATGGTGGTAAAAATAGAGGTAATGTGATAAAAAACTCTAAAACCACCTTTAATTTCTGAGGAAGATAGCTTTTTATATAAAGAAGTAAAGTTGCTAAAAATATAGTTATAATAATTCCTATTATTACAACAAATAGAGAGTTTTTTATTGCAAAATACATACTACATCACAACAAAACCATATTTTTTAAATACTTCTTTATTCTCTCTTAAAAATTCAAATAATTTTTTTACATCATCTGAATTATTTAATATAGCTACTGAATATATCACTTTATCATATGAATTTTCTGGAAACTCCTCTACAACTATTGGATTTTTCATTCTATTTCTATCTGAATTATAGATTACTCCAAAATCAGCCTCTCCTATTTCAACATATTGAACTACAGCACTTACATCTTTAGCATAGACAAGTTTCTCTCTATTTAGCTTATCTAAAATTTCAAGATTTTTTAAAGCTGTCAATGTATAGTTTCCAACTGGAGCTGTATCAGGATTTCCTATTACCAAATAAATATCACTATTTAATCCTTCAATTGAATTTATATTACTTTTACTATATGGACTTTTTACTAAAATCAATGAGTTAGATAGAAAATCATAGGTATTTTCTTTTTTCGCCATATCTTTATCCACTAATATTTTTACATTTTTTTGATCTGCTGAAATAAAAAGATCTACTGGCACTCCATTTTCAATCTGTGTTCTTAAAGTTCCTGATCCTCCTAAATTTAAAAGAACTTTATCTCCACTTAATTTCTCATATTCAGGAAGTATCTCCTCTAAACAATTTTTTAAACTAGCTGCTGCACTTACAACAATCTCTTTTGAGAAAGCTGAAACAGATAATAGTAAGGCTAAAATTAAAATTGTTAATTTTTTCATAATTCCCCCTAATATTTATCTTATAACATCAAGTTATAGAAAAATTAACTTATTTTCCAAATGAGCAATGTGGAAAGTGACAAACTTCACAATTTAAACACAAGCCTCCATGCCCATATTTAGCAATCTCTTTAAATGTCAATTTTTCCTCTGCTAACACTCTTGGTAAAACTAAATCAAATACAGTTTTTCTAGCATACATCACACAACCTGGTAGCCCTAAAATTGTTTTATTATCTTTGTATGCCACTAAAAGCATAGCCCCAGGAAGTACAGGTGAACCATAAGTTACAAGCTCCCCTCCAACCTCTTTAATTGAAGTTGGTGTCATATCATCTGGGTCCACTGACATTCCTCCAGTACATATTATAAGTTCAGCCTCACTATTTAAAGCTTTCTCTATCTCCGATTTTATCATCTCTTTATCATCTGGACAAAACACATGTAAAATTACTTCACAATTATACTCTCCAACCTTTGACTTTATAACAGGACCAAACTTATCTTGTATTCTTCCATAGAACACTTCATTTCCAGTTGTAATAACAGCTGTTTTCTTAGGATAGACCTTTTTAATTGAGATTATATTTTTCTTACAAATCTCCTCTAATTTCTCAATCTTTTTTTCATCTATAACAAGAGGAATAATTCTTGTTCCTGCTATCTTTTCTCCCTTTTTTACAGGAGTATTATTGTGAATTGTAGATATTATTATCTCACCTATTGAGTTAGCCTTTAATAACTCATCTACATCAATAGAAACTATCCCATCTTCAGCAGCAAAAAAATCTATTTTTCCCTCTTTTATCTCACCAAAAGTTAACCCCTCTCCAGCAACATGATCTTTTATCCTAATAGCCGCCTCATTTTCATGTAAAGTTCCTTCAGATTTTTCCCATACATATAGATGATCTTTTCCTAGTTTCAATAATTCAGGAATATCCTCTTCTCTGATTATATGTCCCTTTTTAAAGGCAACCCCTTTAAACTCTCCAGGAACAATCTTTGTTATATCGTGACATAACACATGCCCAACTGCATTTTTTGTATCTATAATTTTCATTGCCTCATCTCCTACTTTTCTAAAATAGTGACTTTATCTCCTTCACTGATAACTCCACCCTTTAGTACCTTTGCAAAAATTCCCTCTTTTGGCATTATGCACTCTCCAACTCTATGGAAAATCTCACAATGTGAGTGACACTCTTTACCAATTTGAGTTACTTCTAAAAGAACTCCATTAATATCAATCTTCGTTCCTACTGGTAGATTTCTTAAATCTATTCCTGAAACAATTATATTTTCTCCAAAAGCTCCCTTTTCTACAAAGCCACCTCTTGTTTTAAAATCCTCTATCTTCTCATGAGATAATAAACTTACTTGTCTATGCCAATTTCCCCCATGAGCATCGTTTTTAAGTCCAAATCCCGCTATCACTTCACAACTGTGAATATTTATCTTTTCAGTTCCCTTTTTTTCACTTATACAAACAGCTATAACTTCTCCTGTCACCTGCTTTTATCCTCCTATTGCATTCATATTTTTTAACTCTTCATCTTTATTATCTTTACCAAAAAGATGTCTTTCAGGTTTTTTAAAAATCTCCTGCTCTAAAATTTCCTTTATCTCTTCTTTTTCAACATTTTTATCTAAATACTCTTTGATATTTGTATTTCCCTTACTATTTAAACATCTTTTAATTACCCCATCTGAAGTCAATCTAATCTTGTTGCATGTCTCACAAAAACAACTATTAATAGGACTTATAAATCCTATATTTCCCTTGCTATTCTTTAATTTATAGTAAGTTGAAACTCCTTTTATCTCTTTATAATTTCTATCAAATTCAAAAATTTTTTCTAATCTATCATATATGTCATTATTACTTATTCCAGTAAATTTCTTTCCTTGTCCAATAGGCATAAGTTCAATAAATCTTACATCTAATTGGCTATTCAATGTTAATTTTGCAAGTTCTTCAATAGCATTTTCATTTATATCTTTCATAATAACACTATTGATTTTTACTTCAAGATTTAAATTTAAAGCTTTCTCTATTCCTTGCAAAACTCTTTCTAAATCTCCACCTCTTGTTATATAATTAAACTGCTCTCTATCTAAAGTATCTAAGCTTATATTAACACCTTTTAAACCTGCTTTTTTTAATTTTTCTATCTTTTCAGACAATAAGATTCCATTTGTTGTAATATATATCTTTTCTATCCCTCTGTCTTTGATTCCTTGTATAATTTCAACTATATCTTGACGTAAAAGAGGCTCTCCACCTGTCAGCCTTATCTTTTTTATATTTAACTCCACAGCTACTTCAACAATATCAAAAATATTTTCTTTTGTTAAAGTTTCACCACAAACTTTAGGTGCAACTCCTTCAGGCATACAATATATACATCTTAAATTACAACTTTCAGTTAAAGATATTCTAAGATAGTCTATCTCTCTTCCCAAGCTGTCTTTCATATTTACTCTCCTAATTAAAACTAATTTTTATTTTATTCATTCGTTTTATTATATCACAATTGCTAAAAAATATGTATCAATAAAATAGAAAACTATTTCTATTTTATTTTTATACTCTATTTTGCTAAATGTTATATATTGAACTTTAAAAGGAAATATTGTATAATTCAAGAAATAGGAACTATTGATTTAGTTTTAAATAATTAGGAGGTAAAAATGAAAAAAGTTATTCACACTGACAAAGCACCTGCTGCTTTAGGACCATATTCACAAGCTATTGAAGTAAATGGAGTTCTTTATGTATCTGGACAAATCCCTTTTGTTCCTGAAACTATGACTCTTGTTTCTGATTGTGTTAAAGCTCAAACTAGACAATCTCTTGAAAATGTAAAAGCTATTCTTGAAGAAGCTGGATACTCAATGAAAGATGTAGTTAAAGCTGGAGTTTTCATTAAAAATATGGATGATTTTGCAGCTATTAATGAAGTTTATGCTGAATATCTAGGAGATGTAAAACCTGCTAGAGCTTGTGTTGAAGTTGCTAGACTTCCTAAAGATGTTAAAGTTGAAATAGAAGTTGTTGCTGTTAAATAATATTAGTATAAAAAACTCCCTCTGATTACTTTCGTAACCAAAGGGAGTTTTTTATTTAAAGGATTTTGATCGACTAATTAAAGTTCTACTACTGTTATTTTTTCTAAAATATCTTTTAAAATATCAAGATCAATATTTCCAGTACTATCAAGCATAGCATTTGTTGTTCCACAAGCTACTGCTAATCTGAAACACTCTTTTAATTCCATCTCTTTAGATAGTCCAAATGCCATTCCAGCTATTGTTGAGTCTCCAGAACCAACTGTATTTTTTATCTCTACTTTTGGGAAAGTTCCTTTGTAAACTACTTTATCAGTTACTAAAATAGCTCCATCTCCACCAAGAGTAACCATTACAACTTGAATTCCAGTTTTTACTAACTCTTTAGCCGCTTCTACTACTTCAGAAAGGTTGTTAAATTTCTTTCCAGTAATATCTTCTAACTCTTCTTGATTTGGTTTTATTAAGAATGGTTTTGCTTCCATTCCTTTTACTAAAGATTCTCCACTTGTATCAAGGATAAATTTAATTCCTCTTTTGTGAGCTTCTTCAATTAAAGGATTATAAGCATCTTTACCTATTCCTTTTAAAAGGCTTCCAGATCCACATACAATTTCTATTTTTTCATTTTCTAATATATTTACATATTTTTCCATGAATTTTTCGAAATCTTCTGTAGTTCCTTCTGCTGATTCAAGAAATTCTGTAATTCCTTTTATATCTTTATCTATAACTGCTATACAAGTTCTTGTTTCGTAACTTGTTTCTAAGAAATCATTTTTTATATTTCCAGCATTTAATTTTGAAAGAAATAGTTTTCCAGTAAATCCTCCAACTATTCCTGTTGCTGTAACATCTCCACCAAGTTGATTTATAACCCTACTTACGTTTATTCCTTTTCCACCTGCAGTTTTTTCAATATGTTTAGTTCTGTTTACTTCACCAATTCTCATGTTTTCAACATTATATCTAACATCAATTGCAGGGTTTAAAGTAACAGTTAGTATTTTTTTCATAACTATGCTCTTCCGTTACTTCCACACATTAATATTTTTTCAATTGCTACTTTTTTCATTGCTTCTTTAGCAGGTCCAAAATATTTTCTAGGGTCACTTTCATTTGGTTTATTTACTAATACTTCTCTTAGTGTTTCAGCAAATGGCATTTTTAATTCTGTTGCGATATTTACTTTTGTAATTCCTAATTCGATTGCTTTTTTAACTTGTTCAGCTGGTACTCCAGATGCTCCGTGTAATACTAATGGCACATCTACAACTGCTCTGATTTCAGCAAGTCTATCAAAGTCTAATTTTGGTTCTTCTTTGTAAACTCCGTGAGCTGTTCCAATTGCAACTGCTAGAGAGTCTATTCCAGTTCTTTCTACATATTCTTTAGCTTGAGCTGGGTTAGTATATTTACTATCTTTTTCATCTCTTACTAAGTCGTCTTCTTGTCCTCCAAGAATTCCTAATTCTCCTTCAACAGTTACATCGTATCTGTGAGCATAATCAACAACTTTTTTAACCATTGCGATATTTTCTTCAAAATCTAAGTGAGAAGCATCGATCATTGCTGATTTAGTTCCAATTTGAATAGCGTTGATGATTTCATCATAGCTTTCATGGTGGTCTAAGTGCATTGCTACTGGTATATCATATTTTTCAGAACAGATTTCTACCATTTTAATGAAGAATTCTGGTCCTGCATATTTCATTGTTCCAGGTGTAGCTGCAACTATGATAGGTGATCTTAATTCAGCAGCAGCTTCTACTACTGTTTGAATTGTTTCCATATTATGAACGTTAAATGCTGGTACTGCATATTTTCCTTTTTGAGCATCTAATAGTAATTGTCTTGTTGATACTAACATCTATTTTCCTCCTAAAATTTTAAATTATTTATTTTCTATTATTTGTTGTATTCGTGAATAATTACACCTTTAACTACTCTGTTAACTTCTCCTGTAGGACATGGATTATCTGGGTTAATTCCTAATTTAGCTGATTTGATTAGAGAAATTAATTGTCCATAAACTAGGTAAGAAAGACTTGCAAATATATCTTCCATTTCTCCTAATTTAGCATCTTCATAAGAGAAGTAGTAGTTTGAGTTAGCTTTTACTTCTTCATCATATACTGTATCTAGTACGATTATTTGTTTTTTTCCACCTTCATTTTTGAACTCTTTTAATAGATCAAGTTCATAAATTCTTGTGTATGGGTTGTTTGACATTAAACATACGATAGCTGTTTTGTCATTAACTATTGATTTAGGTCCATGTCTGAATCCTAGGAAAGTGTTGAAGAATGAAGCAAGTTTTCCTCCAGTAAGTTCAAGAACTTTAAGAGCGATTTCTTCAGCTAGTCCTTTGCTTGTTCCATCTCCTAAGTATACTATTCTTTCGATATCTAAATCTGCTACTATTTCAGCATTAGCAACTATTTTATCAAGATTTCTTTCAACTAGAGAAGCTACATATTCTACTTTTTCTCCTAATACATCTAGGTCTTTTCTTAATAGAACTAAAACTCCAGCTACTACCATTGAAGAGAAGCTTCCTGTCATAGCAAATCCTTTATCGTTTGTTCTTTCTGGCATTAATAGAAGATATTTATTTTCTCCTGTTTCAGATATTTTAGCTAGTTTTCCATCTTTGTTACAAGTGATAAAGATGTGGTGAATATTTTTTACTAATTTATCTGCTAATTCTACTGCTGCAACACTTTCAGGAGAGTTTCCTGATCTTGCACATGATACTAATATAATATCTGCATCAGCATCTAAGTATTGTTCTGGCATAGAAACGATATCAGTTGTAGGTACTGATAAAACTTCGATATCTATTCTGCTGTTGATGTATGAACAAATTGTATTTCCAACAAATTCAGATGATCCTGCCCCTGTAAATATTACTTTTACTTTATTTCCTTTTACACCTTCAATAAATTTTCCTAAAGCTTCAATATTTTCTTTTACTATTGATACTTCTTCTTTCCAAATTCCTGGTTGTTGAGCTATCTCTTTCCAAGTTACACAATCTTTAAAATTCATCTGCACTCTCTCCTTTTTAAAAATTATTTATTTTCATTCATTACAAGAGCTGCTGCTCCTTTAATTCCAGCTTCTTCATTTAGTTCACCAAAGGCAAACTTTAAGTTTTCCATTGTCATTCCTAAAGCATATTTAGCAAGATTTTTCTTAACTCCATCTAAAAGAATTTCTCCAGCTCTTGCTACTCCTCCTGAGAATATTATGATTTCTGGGTTTAAAATATTTAATAACATTCCAATTCCTTCAGCCATATATTCACAGAACCAATCAACTATATCCATACAGAATTTATCTCCAGCTTTAGCTAAGTCAAATATATCTCTAGCTTCTAAACTGTCAATGCTTCCATTTATTCTTCTATAAAGAGCATTGTCTTTATTTTCTGCTAATCTTCTTTTTCCTTCTCTAATTATACCAGTTGCTGAACAGTAAGTTTCTAAACATCCAGTTAATCCACAACCACATTTGTATCCTTGTTTGTTTACAACTACATGTCCAAATTCTCCTGCTGCTCCATCTGCTCCCTCAACAATAGCTCCATTGATTATGATTCCAGCAGCTATTCCAGTTCCTATTGGAATAGTTATACTATTTTTATAACCTCTTCCAGCACCAAATAAAGTTTCTCCTAATGCTATTAACTTAACATCATTTCCAACTTTAACTGGTTTTCCTGAAATTTTTTCCATTAATTCTTTAGCTGGAAAATTATCTCCCCAAGAAAAATTTGCAGCTATTTTTACAACAGAATTGTTTAATACAGGTCCAGGAATTCCCATTCCTATAGATTTGATATCATCTTTAGTTATTCCTAATTCTGTTATCAAACTATTGATTGCTGTCCATATTCTTCCAAATGTATCCTCTGCTCCTTTTTTTGAATCAGTTTTGATACTTTTTTTAATTAGTATCTCTCCTAACTCATTCAATATTCCCATTTCAACATTTGTTCCACCAATGTCTACTCCTACAAAATATGACATAAGTCCTCCTTTAAAAAACTCGAATCATTAATTAATTGTTATATCGTCCGTACCAATTTTCTTTTAAAAAAAATCAGACTTTTATATTTAAGTCCTTTTTTACTCTTCAAGTTCTACTTCAAATTCAAATCTATCTCCACGTACCAAACTTATTGTGTATTCTATAATCTCCATTCCACTGTATGTCCATCTTTGCAATTTTATTAAAGGACTGTTTCTATTTACTTGTAAAATGCTAGCTACACTTTCATCTGCTTTTAAAACAGAAAAACGTTCGAATACTTTATTAAAGTTTATCTTATACCTACTTTGAATGATATCATATAATGGACTAATAAGCAATTCTTTTTTTGAAAGATTTGGCATTTTTTTTACTGGCATATATGTTCGCTCATACATAATTATCTCTCTGTCTGCTATTCTTAGCCTTTCAAGCTCAAAAATTTCATCTGAACTATTGAGATTTAACTCTTTTGCTACTTTTTCATCCCCGACTATTTTTTTTAAGGATAAAATTTTAGATTCAGGGATTTTGCCAAGTTTTTTCATCTCTTCAGTAAAACTATAAACTTTTAGTAACTTTTGTTGTATCACTTTTGATGAAACAAAAGTTCCACATCCCTGAATCTTATAAACATATCCTTTTTCTTCGAGATAAGCAAGAGCCTGTCTCACAGTGGCTCTGCTTAACTCATATTTCTTTGCATATTCTCTCTCAGTAAGTAATTTATCATTCTCTTTTAGATTTTTACTTTCTATTTCACTTAAAATAATTTCAGCTAATTGGTAATAAAGTGGACTTTTGGAATTTTTTAATACCATTATGTCCTCCATAATATTTATTCATATTATAGATAATATCATAACCTTATACTTTTTAGCAACTTTTAAATTTCATTAATTATTCTATATAGCCAGTTAGCTAGAGGATCTTTTATTTTTACCATTTCATTATATAACTCTTCTAGCATCTCTTTTTTAATATCTGCATATTCTGGATTATAGAATAGGTTGTTTATTTCTCCTTTATCATTTTTAATATCATATAGCTCTCCAACATCTGTTGCATTGAAAACTATTTTATAGTCATCTCTTCTCCACATTCTTTGTTCAAAGAATACAAAGTGTCCAGCTAGTTGTCCTAATACTCCTTTTCTATCATTATTTTTATGTTCTCTTAGGATAGGTAACATACTTTCTCCATCAAAGAATGAAGGGATCTCTTTTCCAGCAACATCATAACAAGTTGATGTTAAGTCATGAAGGTAAACAAAATTATTGTCCTCTTCTCCCTTTCTATCTGAGCAAGGATCTTTTACTATCATAGGGATTCTATATGTTGTATCAAACATAAATTCCCCTTTTTCTATTAATTTATGAGCTCCCATAGCATCTCCATGGTCTGCTGTTATAGCCATAAATAGTTGTTCATATAGTCCTTCTTCTTTTAGGAATTTTACAAATTCTCCAATAGCATCATCTATAAGAGTTATGTATCCCCAGAATTTACAGATAATTTCTTTCCATTTTTCTTCTGGTGCTTCCCAAACTCCCCACATTTTAGCTATATCTTTATAGTGAAGTGGTTTTCCATTCATTGGATTATAGAAACTTTCATCAAGATTTACATCTTCTGGTTTATACATTGAATAGTATGGTTCAGGTATTACACAAGGAGTGTGTGGTCCCCAGAAGTTCATCCATATAAAGAATGGTTTATTTTCTTTTTTAGCTTCTAAAACAGCTTTTTTAGCTTCATCTACTACGAAGAATGGAAGAGTAGCTTCTCTAGTTCCACTTAAACGTCCACATAGTTCTTGTACTCTTAGGTGTGGATTTTCTCCAAAGTAACTATTTGTAACTTCTGGAATTTCAAAGTTATTTTCTTTTAGCCATTCTACATATCTAGGTTCTTGTTTTGGTCCTTGATCGAATACCATATTTTTGTAAACTCTACTTCCTGGATATCCATATCCATCAAAGTTATGTCCTCTAAATCCAAAATCTCTAGGAAGAACTGTTTTTCCAACATGCCATTTTCCTATAAGGTAATTTGCATAATCTCCCATTCCTGAAATTATATTAGGATTATCTAATTTAGGATCTCCCTCTCCACCTTTTTCACTATTTCTCATAAGTTCGTGGTTACTTGGCATTTGCCCTGTGAAAAGAGATGTTCTTGCTGGTCCACAAACTGAAGCAGGTGTGAAAGCATTATTAAATCTTACTCCGTCTGCTGCAATTGCATCCATGTTAGGAGTTTTAACAATTTTATGTCCATAAGTTCCTAACATATCAAGTCTAACTTGATCTAATAATATATAAACTATATTATTATTCATTTTTCTTTCCTCCTCATATTTCCCTTAAAAAATTATTTTATTTATTTTGTTGCCTCTACCTTAATAGCTGCATTATCATCTTTCTTTTTAGTAAAACTAATAACTCCTATAATTACTACTGTTAATACAGCAAATATCATAGTGATTTTTCCTAATCCATTTCCTCCTGCAAGTCCCCATGGAGAAAGTATTGCATATAGGTAGCATAATCCAATAATTAGTAGTGCTGATACTTCTCTTGCATATTTCCAACTTGTTAAATCTACATTTGATTTATTACTATTTGATGGAACATATGGAGTTTCTCTTTTAAATATACTTCCTAAGATAAACATTACTACTATATCAAATACAAATAAGCTTCCCATTACATGTACAAAGTTTATTTTTACTTTGAATATCCATACTAATGAATAGTAAAGAATAACATGTAGTAATACTGTTGCTCTAGCTGCTTTTCCTGAAATAGTTCTATTTAAGAATCCTACTGCTACAAGTGCAACTATTGGAATATTAAAGAATCCTGCGAATCTTTTTAATAGTAGGAATAATCCTCCTGTTCCATATTGTAGTAATGGAGCTATAATCATAGAGATAATTGCAATAATTGTTCCAGCTATTTTAGCTACTTTTATTAGATCTTCATCAGAGATATTTTTCTTTAACATAGGTCTATAAATATCATAACAGAATAGTGTTGCAGCACTGTTTATAAATGAGTTAAATGTACTTAAAATAGCTCCAAATAAACAAGCTGTAAAGAATCCTAATAATGGTTTAGGTAATACTTTTGATACTAATGTTGGGTAAGCTAAGTCAATATTTTTTAGTGAATCTCCAAAAATATGGAATGAAACTAATCCAGGAATATTTAACATTACTGGTAAGAATAATAGGAATATTGCTGCATATAAAATTCCTTTTTGTCCTTCAGCTAAGCTTTTTGCTGCTAATGATCTTTGAATAATTGCTTGGTTTGTTGTCCAGTAGAAGAAGTTAACTATTAAGATTCCTGTAAATATTGTTGTCCAAGGTACAGGATCTGCTGCTGCTCCCCAAGCTGTTAATTTTTCAATATGAGTTGTAGTTACTATTTCAACTCCTTTAGCCATGCTTCCATCACCTAAGTATTTTAAAGCAAAGAAAGGAATCATAGCTCCT
This portion of the uncultured Fusobacterium sp. genome encodes:
- a CDS encoding thioesterase family protein; the encoded protein is MFSIKYKIKQEDINYGGHVGNERALLFFQMVRIKFFESLGLSELNIGDRIGVIQRNSYVEYNKELFLNDEITIKITKIDLEKTKFNFHYEIYNQEDKLAINGSTLLLAYNYEEKKLKKVPEIFREKVEGLL
- the modA gene encoding molybdate ABC transporter substrate-binding protein, whose product is MKKLTILILALLLSVSAFSKEIVVSAAASLKNCLEEILPEYEKLSGDKVLLNLGGSGTLRTQIENGVPVDLFISADQKNVKILVDKDMAKKENTYDFLSNSLILVKSPYSKSNINSIEGLNSDIYLVIGNPDTAPVGNYTLTALKNLEILDKLNREKLVYAKDVSAVVQYVEIGEADFGVIYNSDRNRMKNPIVVEEFPENSYDKVIYSVAILNNSDDVKKLFEFLRENKEVFKKYGFVVM
- a CDS encoding MOSC domain-containing protein — translated: MTGEVIAVCISEKKGTEKINIHSCEVIAGFGLKNDAHGGNWHRQVSLLSHEKIEDFKTRGGFVEKGAFGENIIVSGIDLRNLPVGTKIDINGVLLEVTQIGKECHSHCEIFHRVGECIMPKEGIFAKVLKGGVISEGDKVTILEK
- the modB gene encoding molybdate ABC transporter permease subunit — protein: MYFAIKNSLFVVIIGIIITIFLATLLLYIKSYLPQKLKVVLEFFITLPLFLPPSVTGYFLLLVFGVQGVIGKFLFEICNIRVTFSIYGAIISGVVVALPIVYQSINLAIVSIEKEYIEEAILMGTNNFQMFRYIVFPMAKNGIIAGIILGMGRILGEFGATLMVAGNIPHKTQTIPTAIYSAVESGNDREATILILISLWISSIIMWLYSLLKRKNRKIKKF
- a CDS encoding DUF523 domain-containing protein, with product MNILISGCLLGLKCRYDGKEKKLPEIEKLIKLYNLIPVCPEQLGGLPTPRIPAERVKDRVITQVGADVTEEYQLGAKEALKIAKLYNCKKAILKEKSPSCGCGKIYDGTFSRNLTDGNGVTANLLIDNGIEIFGESEIEKFLK
- the moaA gene encoding GTP 3',8-cyclase MoaA; protein product: MKDSLGREIDYLRISLTESCNLRCIYCMPEGVAPKVCGETLTKENIFDIVEVAVELNIKKIRLTGGEPLLRQDIVEIIQGIKDRGIEKIYITTNGILLSEKIEKLKKAGLKGVNISLDTLDREQFNYITRGGDLERVLQGIEKALNLNLEVKINSVIMKDINENAIEELAKLTLNSQLDVRFIELMPIGQGKKFTGISNNDIYDRLEKIFEFDRNYKEIKGVSTYYKLKNSKGNIGFISPINSCFCETCNKIRLTSDGVIKRCLNSKGNTNIKEYLDKNVEKEEIKEILEQEIFKKPERHLFGKDNKDEELKNMNAIGG
- a CDS encoding molybdopterin-binding protein translates to MKIIDTKNAVGHVLCHDITKIVPGEFKGVAFKKGHIIREEDIPELLKLGKDHLYVWEKSEGTLHENEAAIRIKDHVAGEGLTFGEIKEGKIDFFAAEDGIVSIDVDELLKANSIGEIIISTIHNNTPVKKGEKIAGTRIIPLVIDEKKIEKLEEICKKNIISIKKVYPKKTAVITTGNEVFYGRIQDKFGPVIKSKVGEYNCEVILHVFCPDDKEMIKSEIEKALNSEAELIICTGGMSVDPDDMTPTSIKEVGGELVTYGSPVLPGAMLLVAYKDNKTILGLPGCVMYARKTVFDLVLPRVLAEEKLTFKEIAKYGHGGLCLNCEVCHFPHCSFGK
- a CDS encoding RidA family protein, giving the protein MKKVIHTDKAPAALGPYSQAIEVNGVLYVSGQIPFVPETMTLVSDCVKAQTRQSLENVKAILEEAGYSMKDVVKAGVFIKNMDDFAAINEVYAEYLGDVKPARACVEVARLPKDVKVEIEVVAVK